In one Nicotiana tomentosiformis chromosome 6, ASM39032v3, whole genome shotgun sequence genomic region, the following are encoded:
- the LOC138894744 gene encoding uncharacterized protein, translating to MDGEGVLWEANRDWFHDCFMLYFWAVFRGGYRLVFGGRRQAAAAAFLSHETAVFLLLLWTVLELNSSYFMADFAAPFGWSSKVYGIFDTKEERMQQYVVKVQAPLARFWEWSITHIPREDNTEADALANLGSSTEMKGSESAMVVQLMNSVLDTDGPYHKIVEHDVVDFRWENIICMFRITKEIACDNGPQFIGAKVTKFLKDLKIKRITSSPYHPSANGQAESTNEVIIQNLKKRLEAAKGKWLEELPGVLWAYRTTAKSSIGETLFSLVYGAEALIPMEVGEPTLRYFREDEEFNNEAMLINLELLEERRDLARVRMEAQKQRMERYYNRRANFCYFKVGDLVLKKVTQNTGSSIRGS from the exons ATGGATGGTGAAGGTGTGCTTTGGGAGGCAAATCGTGACTGGTTTCATGACTGTTTTATGCTGTATTTTTGGGCTGTTTTTCGTGGTGGTTACAGGTTGGTTTTTGGAGGAAGAAGACAAGCAGCAGCAGCTGCGTTTTTGTCGCATGAAACAGCTGTATTTCTGCTGCTTCTTTGGACTGTTTTGGAGCTAAACTCGAGCTATTTCATGGCTGATTTTGCTGCTCCTTTTGGTTGGAGTTCAAAG gtctacgggatctttgataccaaagaagaacgtatgcaacaatacgtggtaaaggtccaggctcCTTTGGCACGATTTTGGgaatggtcaattactcatatacCAAGGGAGGATAACAcagaagcggatgcattagcaaacttaggatcatcgacgGAAATGAAGGGATCGGAGTCCGCGATGGTAgtgcaactgatgaactcagtcttGGATACGGATG GTCCTTATCATAAGATCGTAGAACACGATGTGGTGGATTTTcggtgggaaaatataatttgcatgTTCAGAATaacaaaagagatagcatgcgacaatgggccacagtttatcggtgcaaaagttaccaAGTTCCTCaaagatttgaaaataaagaggatcacatcttctccttatcatccgagcgcaaatggtcaagcagagtcaacaaacgaagtgattattcaaaatctcaagaaaaggttggaagcagcaaaaggaaAATGGCTCGAAGAATTGCCCGGAGTTCtttgggcctaccgaacaacggccaaatcgagcataggagaaactcttttttcccttgtatacggtgctgaagccctaatcccgATGGAAGTGGGCGAACCCACTTTAAGATATTTTCGGGAAGATGAAGAATTTAACAATGaagcaatgttaatcaacttggaactgcttgAGGAACGGAGGGACTTGGCACGTGTAAGAATGgaagctcaaaagcagagaatggagcgatattataatcgaagagccaacttctgttatttcaaagtaggagatttggttctgaagaaagtaacccaaaataccgGGAGCTCAAtacggggaagctag